A portion of the Desulfurellaceae bacterium genome contains these proteins:
- a CDS encoding alpha/beta fold hydrolase, translated as MTPTRHFIRLGRLSVHYLAWGQLGRPPLILLHGGAAHAHWWDHIAPVLSHRYRVLAPDLRGHGDTDWAGPGAYEIDDYVADLHGLITALDPDRPVLLGHSLGGFIALAYTLTRTPRPRALIVVEQPFHAPGAGATRPELPGRRRVAEAVSPAADRQPPPARAVPGDCQAQRPSRAGRAAQAEERPGGTA; from the coding sequence TGGCCTGGGGCCAGTTGGGCCGGCCGCCGCTGATCCTGCTCCACGGCGGAGCTGCCCACGCCCACTGGTGGGATCATATTGCACCCGTCCTCAGCCACCGCTACCGGGTGCTGGCGCCCGACCTGCGCGGCCACGGCGACACGGACTGGGCCGGCCCGGGAGCGTACGAAATCGACGACTATGTCGCCGACCTGCACGGCCTGATCACCGCCCTGGATCCGGACAGGCCGGTCCTGCTGGGTCACTCGCTGGGCGGTTTTATCGCCCTGGCCTATACCCTCACCCGGACACCACGGCCGCGGGCCCTGATCGTTGTCGAACAGCCGTTTCATGCGCCTGGTGCGGGCGCTACCCGCCCCGAGCTACCGGGACGAAGACGAGTTGCTGAGGCGGTTTCGCCTGCTGCCGACCGACAGCCGCCCCCAGCCCGAGCTGTTCCGGGCGATTGCCAGGCACAGCGTCCGTCCCGCGCCGGACGGGCGGCTCAGGCTGAAGAGCGACCGGGCGGCACTGCGTAG